One segment of Halomonas sp. TD01 DNA contains the following:
- a CDS encoding ABC transporter ATP-binding protein — translation MCSDPVLSVRDLRIKIGQLQVVDGLSFDVMPGERVCLLGASGSGKSFTAKAVLGLLPPNARTQGSIRIQGQEAIATPATQRPKNSRVSMVFQDSLSALNPLVSIGSQLREPFLRHHGLSRSAANDATVALLASLDLPDPQRLIKRTPAELSGGQRQRVCIALAMACKTSLMVADEPTTALDVVTQAQVLRALHQHTDSSASALLFITHDLHAAAQLCQRAVIIERGTMIESGELDTLITSPQHPFTQALVAAAHNVQPPEVVPTDYLKSA, via the coding sequence ATGTGCAGCGACCCAGTGTTATCCGTGCGTGATCTGCGCATCAAAATCGGCCAGCTACAGGTTGTTGATGGACTCTCGTTTGATGTCATGCCCGGCGAGCGTGTTTGCCTCTTGGGCGCCTCTGGCTCAGGCAAATCGTTCACAGCTAAAGCAGTGCTCGGCTTGCTGCCACCCAATGCTAGAACTCAGGGAAGCATACGTATTCAAGGCCAAGAGGCGATTGCAACACCTGCCACACAGCGGCCGAAAAACTCACGGGTGTCGATGGTGTTTCAGGATTCGCTCTCGGCACTTAATCCCTTAGTTTCTATCGGCTCCCAGCTGCGAGAACCCTTTTTGCGCCACCATGGCCTATCGCGCTCTGCCGCGAATGACGCCACAGTGGCACTACTCGCGTCACTGGACCTTCCAGACCCTCAACGGTTAATCAAGCGTACCCCAGCAGAGCTTTCTGGTGGACAGCGTCAGCGGGTATGCATTGCGTTAGCAATGGCTTGTAAAACGTCGCTAATGGTTGCCGATGAACCTACGACTGCGTTGGACGTCGTCACTCAAGCCCAGGTGCTGCGCGCCTTACATCAACATACCGACAGCTCAGCATCTGCGCTGCTATTCATTACTCATGATCTACACGCGGCAGCACAGCTATGCCAGCGGGCAGTCATTATTGAACGGGGCACGATGATCGAAAGCGGTGAGCTAGATACCCTAATCACCTCCCCGCAGCACCCCTTCACTCAAGCGCTAGTAGCGGCGGCGCATAATGTGCAACCGCCTGAAGTAGTCCCAACTGACTATTTGAAGAGTGCCTAA
- a CDS encoding ABC transporter ATP-binding protein, with translation MQSHPLFKCQEAFLSANGLYKSVSLPRAVFWRAGERKQVMNNINLRLYPGERVGLVGLSGSGKTTLLRSLLAIEAPDTGSITCLHKTVRPASTAKLRWYRRAVQYIPQDPGASLDPRMNVRALVAEPLIRLNVDCDPGERAREALEQVGLDTQFLERLPHELSGGQAQRVAIARAIATRPHFLLADEPLSGLDLPVRAQVISVLKQLCDESGTGLLMVSHDLSVVTKLCQRTLVMDDGKIVEDRPTEALWRTPRHPTTRSLINAVAQLPTCAHPNCNAAEVEALL, from the coding sequence ATGCAGAGCCATCCACTTTTCAAGTGCCAGGAAGCTTTCCTCTCAGCAAACGGGCTCTATAAAAGCGTCTCGTTACCCCGCGCTGTTTTCTGGCGGGCGGGTGAACGCAAACAAGTCATGAATAACATCAACCTGAGGCTTTATCCGGGTGAACGTGTCGGACTAGTCGGCTTGTCAGGGTCGGGGAAAACGACATTACTGCGCTCGCTGTTAGCGATTGAAGCGCCCGATACTGGTTCGATTACTTGTCTGCATAAAACGGTACGTCCCGCCTCCACGGCCAAGCTTAGATGGTACCGTCGGGCTGTTCAGTATATTCCCCAAGACCCCGGTGCCTCCCTTGACCCTCGTATGAATGTTCGTGCACTAGTGGCCGAGCCATTGATACGCCTAAACGTTGATTGCGACCCTGGAGAACGCGCCCGAGAAGCATTGGAGCAAGTCGGCTTGGATACCCAGTTTTTGGAGCGCCTGCCTCATGAACTCTCCGGCGGCCAAGCCCAACGGGTCGCCATTGCTCGCGCGATAGCCACACGCCCGCACTTTTTATTGGCCGATGAGCCACTTAGCGGCCTGGATCTACCGGTTCGCGCGCAGGTGATTAGCGTGCTCAAGCAGCTTTGTGATGAAAGTGGCACCGGACTGCTGATGGTGTCCCATGATTTATCGGTGGTCACCAAACTGTGCCAACGCACGCTGGTCATGGATGACGGCAAGATAGTTGAAGACCGCCCAACGGAAGCGCTATGGCGCACACCCCGTCACCCGACAACGCGCTCGCTAATCAATGCGGTTGCGCAACTACCCACTTGTGCGCACCCAAACTGCAATGCGGCTGAGGTAGAAGCGCTTTTATAA